Proteins encoded in a region of the Mucispirillum schaedleri ASF457 genome:
- the sppA gene encoding signal peptide peptidase SppA: MKKWIKVIIAVVIFIVFARALLVLSGLETSDGLTEPSIAVMDISGQIFDSHTVIETLKKLKNNPLVEGVIIRVDSPGGAVTPSMEIYDYVLNLGKPVYAAMGSVAASGGYLISLGADAIYAEPSTITGSIGVIMNLVNTQELMDKIGVKSVVLKSGAYKDAGSPARQMTEQDKQVLNDVLMDMYYQFTDIVIQRRGMPKDKVMALADGRIYTGRMAQKESLVNHIGSWRKAAEDMKDKLNKPALEIYEVPAPKTMLEKLTETSSKSELGRILSTKTGFFYLAEIY; the protein is encoded by the coding sequence ATGAAAAAATGGATAAAAGTAATAATAGCAGTTGTGATTTTTATTGTATTTGCAAGAGCTTTATTAGTTCTTTCTGGTTTGGAAACATCTGATGGGCTTACAGAGCCGTCTATTGCTGTAATGGATATAAGCGGTCAAATATTTGACAGCCATACAGTAATAGAAACACTTAAAAAATTAAAAAACAATCCATTAGTTGAAGGTGTTATTATCAGGGTGGATTCTCCCGGTGGAGCAGTTACACCAAGCATGGAAATATATGACTATGTGCTAAACCTTGGCAAGCCAGTTTATGCTGCTATGGGTTCAGTTGCTGCTTCCGGTGGTTATTTAATAAGCCTTGGTGCAGATGCAATATATGCAGAGCCATCTACCATAACAGGCAGCATTGGAGTTATTATGAATTTAGTAAATACTCAAGAGCTTATGGATAAAATAGGTGTAAAAAGTGTTGTTTTAAAAAGCGGTGCATATAAAGATGCAGGCAGTCCTGCAAGGCAGATGACTGAACAGGATAAACAAGTGCTAAATGATGTGCTTATGGATATGTATTATCAGTTTACTGATATTGTTATCCAAAGGCGTGGTATGCCAAAAGATAAAGTTATGGCTTTAGCAGACGGCAGAATATATACAGGCAGAATGGCTCAAAAAGAAAGTCTTGTTAATCATATAGGCTCATGGAGAAAGGCTGCAGAAGATATGAAAGATAAACTGAATAAACCAGCCCTTGAAATATATGAAGTGCCTGCACCTAAAACAATGCTTGAAAAACTTACAGAAACCAGCTCCAAATCTGAGCTTGGCAGGATACTTTCCACAAAAACAGGTTTTTTCTATCTGGCGGAAATATATTAA